The following are from one region of the Oryzias latipes chromosome 12, ASM223467v1 genome:
- the ier5l gene encoding immediate early response gene 5-like protein — MINPMECAVDAQSLISISLMKIHNSRTQRGGIKLHKNLLVSYVLRNARQVFIKEKYAEIYRMQQYDEVLTVCSEIQQLNPLEAEEEEQPRAACCVEEEASAQPAASAQPAARCRTPCALEPQPGFYRSCCMEAPPASPCFEPVSASSSAHCSKTTVLDLDTHVVTTVENGFLHQDCCCDALQGGQGGQGAESPAKKRKVEFGSSTSDVEEVSDFCHKRAKREDCCFSSPEFTDTANISNLISIFGSGFSGLLSRQADLEQICSKQALASLGAWTRAIVAF; from the coding sequence ATGATCAACCCCATGGAGTGCGCCGTGGACGCGCAAAGCCTGATCTCCATCTCTCTAATGAAGATCCACAACTCCAGGACGCAGAGGGGGGGCATCAAGCTGCACAAAAACCTGCTGGTCTCCTACGTGCTGCGGAACGCGCGGCAGGTCTTCATCAAGGAGAAGTACGCAGAGATCTACCGGATGCAGCAGTACGACGAGGTCCTGACGGTGTGCAGCGAGATCCAGCAGCTCAACCCGCTGGAggcggaggaagaggagcagccgCGCGCCGCGTGCTGCGTGGAGGAGGAGGCGAGCGCGCAGCCCGCGGCGTCCGCGCAGCCCGCGGCGCGCTGCCGGACGCCGTGCGCTCTGGAGCCGCAGCCGGGCTTCTACCGGAGCTGCTGCATGGAGGCTCCCCCCGCGTCGCCCTGCTTTGAGCCGGTGTCCGCCAGCAGCAGCGCCCACTGCAGCAAAACCACGGTGCTGGACCTGGACACGCATGTGGTGACCACGGTGGAGAACGGCTTCCTCCACCAGGACTGCTGCTGCGACGCGCTGCAGGGCGGCCAGGGGGGCCAGGGCGCAGAGTCCCCGGCCAAGAAGCGCAAGGTGGAGTTCGGTTCATCCACATCCGACGTGGAGGAAGTGTCGGACTTTTGTCACAAACGCGCCAAACGCGAGGACTGCTGCTTCTCCAGCCCGGAATTCACGGACACCGCCAACATCTCCAACCTGATCTCCATCTTTGGTTCGGGGTTTTCGGGTCTGCTGAGCAGACAGGCGGACCTGGAGCAGATCTGTAGCAAACAGGCACTGGCCAGCCTGGGAGCATGGACGCGCGCGATAGTGGCTTTCTGA